A genomic segment from Arcobacter acticola encodes:
- a CDS encoding polyprenyl synthetase family protein translates to MQNLAKSFEDYLFHNLPKSKTFHPYFEDALAHMLKAGGKRFRPMLLLSVVKSNKSLLIPNTLCVALGLEFLHTYSLIHDDLPAMDNADLRRGFQTLHKKYDEVTAILVGDALNTEAFNLVANASLSNDIKIDLIKCLSSNGGIDGMIIGQAIDCFFENQKLELNQLEFLHIHKTAKLIAASLKMGAIICEYDLQTQEKLYNFGIDLGLLFQIQDDIIDEICSSEEAGKTTQNDGAKNSFVNLLGLEGAKKSADELSLKCIKTLNTFDFNLKESLEELLLEYINRHK, encoded by the coding sequence ATGCAAAATTTAGCAAAATCTTTTGAAGATTATTTATTTCATAATCTTCCTAAGTCTAAAACATTTCATCCTTATTTTGAGGATGCTTTAGCTCATATGTTAAAAGCAGGTGGAAAAAGATTTCGACCTATGCTTTTATTATCTGTAGTAAAATCAAATAAAAGCTTATTAATACCAAACACTTTATGTGTAGCTCTTGGTCTTGAATTCTTACATACTTACTCTTTAATCCATGATGATTTACCTGCTATGGATAATGCTGATTTAAGAAGAGGTTTTCAAACCTTACATAAAAAATATGATGAAGTAACAGCTATACTTGTAGGTGATGCTTTAAATACAGAAGCCTTCAATTTAGTAGCAAATGCTTCATTATCAAATGATATTAAAATTGATTTAATTAAATGTTTAAGTTCTAATGGTGGAATAGATGGCATGATAATTGGTCAAGCTATTGATTGTTTTTTTGAAAATCAAAAGTTAGAACTTAATCAATTAGAATTTTTACATATTCATAAAACAGCAAAATTAATTGCAGCTTCTTTAAAAATGGGAGCAATTATTTGTGAGTATGATTTACAAACACAAGAAAAACTATATAACTTTGGAATTGATTTAGGATTATTATTTCAAATTCAAGATGATATTATTGATGAAATTTGTAGTTCAGAAGAAGCTGGAAAAACAACTCAAAATGATGGAGCTAAAAATTCTTTTGTAAATTTATTGGGACTAGAAGGTGCTAAAAAAAGTGCAGATGAATTATCTTTAAAATGTATAAAAACACTTAATACCTTTGATTTTAATTTAAAAGAGTCTTTGGAAGAACTTTTATTAGAATATATCAATCGGCATAAATAG